In Arctopsyche grandis isolate Sample6627 chromosome 13, ASM5162203v2, whole genome shotgun sequence, one DNA window encodes the following:
- the LOC143920898 gene encoding uncharacterized protein LOC143920898, protein MCQDVQTSCLGMSHLYDSFARFVHIFFLLFFFYLISATLCRRHVTAFSFGLTLIRSSSSTPLSFCWSVTGRIDLTTPLAHLRSILSQRSGQRFTTPLWFIVMAVEGLVTTVLFVCALFVRSLHRLSARRQLINKPIETGAPF, encoded by the coding sequence ATGTGTCAAGATGTCCAAACGTCGTGTCTGGGAATGTCGCATTTATACGACAGTTTCGCacgatttgtgcatattttcTTCTTGCTCTTTTTCTTTTACCTAATATCGGCCACTCTTTGTAGACGTCACGTcacggctttttctttcggctTAACGCTCATCAGATCATCGTCATCGACTCCATTGTCGTTCTGTTGGAGTGTGACCGGACGGATCGATCTCACGACTCCTCTGGCACATCTTCGTTCGATTCTGTCACAACGATCGGGTCAGAGGTTCACAACCCCACTTTGGTTTATTGTTATGGCCGTCGAAGGACTCGTTACGACCGTCCTGTTTGTTTGTGCACTTTTTGTCCGGTCGTTGCACCGTCTCTCGGCTAGAcgtcaattaattaataaacctATCGAGACTGGTGCACCgttctga